The following proteins are co-located in the Rheinheimera salexigens genome:
- the rfaH gene encoding transcription/translation regulatory transformer protein RfaH, with amino-acid sequence MDDQQWYLVYCKPKQEQRAQQHLQNQGFNSFLPVVSLTKIKAGKKQLVTEPLFARYLFLQYNADLSLAKIRSTRGVAGLVKFGQSIATVPNSLIHSLLQQQLQLQQQDKQQHDLTKGDVVEVLSGPFAALNAVFQLADGESRSMVLLQFLGQPIQLSLDNNILLKK; translated from the coding sequence ATGGATGATCAACAATGGTATTTAGTCTATTGTAAGCCAAAGCAAGAGCAACGGGCGCAGCAGCACTTACAAAATCAAGGCTTTAATAGCTTTTTGCCCGTGGTTAGCTTAACGAAAATTAAAGCAGGCAAAAAACAATTAGTCACCGAGCCATTATTTGCCCGGTACTTATTTTTGCAATACAACGCCGATTTAAGTTTGGCTAAAATACGCAGCACTCGCGGTGTAGCGGGGCTAGTAAAGTTTGGTCAAAGTATTGCAACTGTGCCAAATAGCTTAATTCATAGCTTGCTACAACAACAGTTGCAATTACAGCAACAAGATAAACAGCAACATGATTTAACGAAGGGCGATGTGGTCGAAGTGTTATCAGGGCCCTTCGCCGCCTTGAATGCTGTATTCCAATTAGCCGATGGTGAAAGTCGAAGTATGGTATTGTTGCAATTTTTAGGGCAACCCATACAGTTATCTCTTGATAACAATATATTGCTGAAAAAGTAA
- a CDS encoding capsule assembly Wzi family protein, giving the protein MAASLIRLISFSCCLFIAALYSCQLFASPWVNTDDRYLRTSIKLLADAGYINIPINTYPLMWQPILAELAQANTKHMNQAQLFAFLRVTSALNYVRSDHIENLSLSASSDSLTPLGFGSRYAHRGQLSLGTELKGNDWAVGIQKSFNHESYTFNNINGIDYTPNQDWQGSYAAYTLGNWVLSASQQHQWWGPGLDSSFNYSNKGPAAKIIRLNRLNSALPLTDYLSILGPANITLEYGQQPGSALLRHHQFTAARLSIKPWQALEISSSISHQQGLTDEVLLRLNLPTFTEANTDSQTIANIDFRYSYNPNGAIYGALSHVANENGYLVGTEYNIANQQHQINLSAEYQWLAADYPNWLINAAAEAMHTPTEQLVLAAQWYRSDGQAGYVHFKQQRYAEVTGIKLSSAIQVGYQHELFKGLISLDYQLARQQASDNAINRNNISFAHEAGIRWEWRW; this is encoded by the coding sequence ATGGCAGCTAGTTTGATACGTTTAATTTCATTTTCTTGCTGTTTATTTATTGCTGCACTGTATTCATGCCAGCTGTTTGCTTCGCCGTGGGTGAATACTGACGACAGATACTTAAGAACTAGCATTAAGTTACTGGCAGATGCTGGCTATATTAATATCCCTATCAATACTTATCCGTTAATGTGGCAGCCAATTTTAGCTGAGCTGGCACAAGCGAATACCAAGCACATGAACCAAGCTCAGTTATTTGCCTTTCTTCGCGTCACTTCTGCCTTAAATTATGTTCGATCCGACCATATTGAAAATCTCAGCCTAAGTGCTAGCAGCGATAGCCTAACCCCACTTGGTTTTGGTTCTCGCTATGCACATCGAGGTCAATTAAGCTTAGGCACCGAACTAAAAGGTAATGATTGGGCGGTGGGCATTCAAAAAAGCTTTAATCATGAATCTTATACTTTTAACAACATAAATGGTATTGATTACACGCCAAACCAAGATTGGCAAGGTAGCTATGCCGCTTATACTTTAGGTAACTGGGTGCTTTCAGCTTCGCAACAGCATCAGTGGTGGGGCCCAGGGTTAGATAGCAGCTTTAATTATAGTAACAAAGGCCCAGCGGCAAAAATTATCCGTTTAAACCGACTCAATTCAGCATTACCTCTTACTGATTATTTAAGTATTTTAGGTCCAGCCAATATCACCTTGGAATATGGCCAGCAGCCTGGTAGTGCATTATTACGCCACCATCAATTTACCGCAGCTCGGCTAAGCATTAAACCTTGGCAGGCGCTTGAAATATCATCCAGCATTAGCCATCAACAAGGCTTAACAGATGAAGTATTACTGCGGCTAAACTTACCAACTTTTACTGAAGCCAATACCGACTCACAAACTATTGCCAATATTGATTTTCGTTATAGCTATAACCCCAACGGCGCTATTTATGGTGCCTTAAGTCATGTTGCTAACGAAAATGGCTATTTAGTTGGCACAGAATACAATATAGCTAACCAACAACATCAAATTAACCTTAGTGCTGAATATCAGTGGTTAGCGGCAGACTATCCTAATTGGTTAATTAATGCCGCAGCAGAAGCGATGCACACTCCCACAGAGCAACTGGTTTTAGCCGCGCAGTGGTATCGCAGCGATGGCCAAGCGGGTTATGTTCATTTTAAACAGCAGCGCTATGCTGAAGTTACGGGTATTAAATTAAGCAGTGCCATTCAAGTGGGCTACCAACATGAATTATTTAAAGGCTTAATTAGTCTTGATTATCAATTAGCTCGACAGCAAGCTAGCGACAATGCCATAAATCGTAATAATATTAGTTTTGCCCACGAGGCGGGTATACGTTGGGAATGGCGTTGGTAA